CATTCCACTCAGAATCTTTAGTGGTTGCAGTTGGAGCATGGGCCCCGAAAATACTGGCGATGTTAGATTTAAATCTGCCGCTAGAACCCATTAGAAAAACATTTGCTTGGTTTCATGCAAATGAAAAATTATATAATCATAATGATTTTCCGGCTTTTTCTTTTGATACTTCAATTGGTACATACTATGGCTTTCCTAGTATAAATGGTTCTGGATTGAAAATAGGGAGACATGATGGAGGAAACCGTATAAATCCTGATGGCTGTATTGAAGGGTTTGGTGAATTGGGTGATGATGAGGGGGATTTGGTGAAGTTTTTACGGAAATATATGCCTGCTGATCAACAAATGAAATATGGGAAAACTTGCATCTACACCATGACCCCTGATGAGCATTTTATAGTGGATAAACATCCTTATTATCCACATATTGCTATAGCAGCGGGTTTCTCTGGACACGGTTTTAAATTCAGCAGTGTCATGGGTGAAATTTTGAGTGACTTGATTATCTCCGGTACTAGCAAGGAAGATATTTCATTGTTTTCTATTAATCGATTTAATTAATAATGAGAAGACTTGAAAAAAATATTTCGCCATCGAGATGAAAATACAAA
The DNA window shown above is from Peribacillus sp. FSL P2-0133 and carries:
- the solA gene encoding N-methyl-L-tryptophan oxidase; this encodes MHYDVIVIGAGSMGMSSGYYLSKKGQKVLLLDSFAPPHNKGSHHGETRIIRHAYGEGREYVSLALKAQKLWGELERNSGEQLFLPTGVLNAGSENSTFIKQVKAGSKEYGLPMEILDSHEIHDRWPGITLPEDYIGCYESTSGVLKSEECIRAYQQLAKSNGADIIVNSEVRKIVVHGDGVTVKTDEQTFHSESLVVAVGAWAPKILAMLDLNLPLEPIRKTFAWFHANEKLYNHNDFPAFSFDTSIGTYYGFPSINGSGLKIGRHDGGNRINPDGCIEGFGELGDDEGDLVKFLRKYMPADQQMKYGKTCIYTMTPDEHFIVDKHPYYPHIAIAAGFSGHGFKFSSVMGEILSDLIISGTSKEDISLFSINRFN